From Myripristis murdjan chromosome 13, fMyrMur1.1, whole genome shotgun sequence:
gaaaactcctcccaaaaaaacatgaagccaaacggggaaaaaaaacaaagaaatcttGAGAATTATCACAAGGAGAGGGAACCCCCTTCCAAGCCCTTTCGGAAAGCACCTGGCACTGAGGGCACTTATTACAGAATCTTTGGCTGATGAAAgacgaaataaataaattaataaataataaatctttTAGTAAGACTGATATTATGAAAAAGAAACATGGAGGGGCCTGTGGGTCACCTGGTTGAGTGTGAACCTCATGTCAAGACTGGGTCCTTGCTGAGCCCTTTGCtgtatgtcatcccctctctctgccctgtctttcctgtttctctctctactgtcactatgaAGTatagcagaaatgcccaaacaaaacaaacaaacaatcaaacaaacaaacaaaaaactcaaggaacaagcagcaggagcagcaatAGGCCTTGGTACAAGCAGATGACACAgcaaactgagtgtgtgtgtgtgtgtgtgtgtgtgtgtgtgtgtgtgtgtgtgagacagagagagagagtgagaactCTTGCAGGAAATGTACAAGACATCTGAGTGGTACataaacaatgattttttttgtttttgttttatttatctgatttatttatttacccccTCCTCCAGCCACACACTGCCTCTTGAACTACAGAATTTTCAAAAAGCAATTCTTTGCACacttattttcatattgtaatCGCAGTAAATGACTATCACTGTGAAAGAATATGGATGAAATAGAAATTCAGGACATTAATGTAACGTGATATAACATATAAAGTTCCTGAACCAGAAAGAATGAGAGTGTGAATGTATTCATCTGTTTTGCTCACTTGGGTTAAACTGTTTTACTGGCAAAAATGTGTTCAATATTTCATAATTTCTGTTATTCATACTTCATTGTTAAGTTATAGGTAAACACcttgaatatattttattttcagaaaggtTATTTTCTTGCCAGCCAGTCTCTCTTATGTCCCGACAGCGCatcttaaaataatacaatgttAAGGTGCAATGTGTATTTTCCTCCAGATATTTAATCCCACAATctggggtttaaaaaaaaaaaaaaaaaaaaaaaaatcatgtttgtgtCACTACCACATGTGAAACACACAGTGTATTTTTCAATATTGTCTTTATGTGTCCAGTTTCTTTACTGATTTCAAAAGGCAATGTCAAGATCAAATCAAAGGGTGAGGgtcaaaaccacaaacaaaGGCTCAACTCTTACATGAGGTCTTCAGGGGAGCGTGATGCAACAGCCCTGGAGGGAAGTTTCCAGTAGAGGCTGAGGGGAAAGGTGTGGAGGAGTGGAGACAGACAAGGGAAGCTCTGTGGAGTCTGCAGGGAGTTCGAGCGGCTGTTAGTGCAGCAAGACCTCTAGGTGCAAGGGCGAGTCCGGGGCATGCACGCAAGCCTTAGGCAGCTTCAGCTCATTACATGTGTTTCTATACAAAGTTCAGCTCCCGAATGGCAGACCCTCAGGAGAGCCCTCAAGTGTACAATAATCTGACAAACAtctccacaaacacaaaaacaaccgCTTCTTTTTAATTAAACCAAGCCAAAGAGGCACATCAACAGGCTATTAAACAGCCCTGTGgttgaaaataacaataacaccaaattaaatatcacatgGCCCAGTAGCTTGCTAAATCAGGCATGGTAAATTAATTGTTTATTGAGAGCAACTGTCAAAAGTGCAAGATTAATCCCCATGTCCAGATGCATAACTCCCTCAAAACTGAAGTGACATgtataacaaacacacacagggaaaaaaaaaataaaaatatatgcgTAAATGTGCTAAAATCatttaacactttaacacaAGGATAGGTGTtgagtaaacacaaacacaacctttgGAAAGAAGGAAAGTAAAAGTCAGCAAAATGATTAATTTGACAACATATTCCTGTCAGTATTGGCTGATTCATAAAATATGACTAATGTGTATGTATAGAGAATGCATTGGATAATATTTTACAGATAACAGATGGTGAATAACTGATTTCTGTTTAATTTAATATGTTATTGGGACACATTCTCTGCTTAAAATTTCTAAAGCACACCACCTCTTATCTATATTGCTTCTTATTGTAGGGGATCACATTTATGGAGGTAAACAGTCCATCGTGGGATTTGACCTGTTTAGGCACCCATGAATGAAATGGAATGCAATAGAATATGTGGAAATTAAATAATTGTCCAAGACtctttttgcattcatttttccaaTCCAGTCCAATCCGTATCCAAATATCGTAGCTTCATAGCACAGTTTACAGATGGCACTTTTCAAAGCTgagttaaaagaaaatgtataaaattgaACACAGGTAACCATGGGTCAAGCATACAATAGAGACTGActgtgaactgtttttttttttgttttttgttttttgttttttttaagtcattgaTAAGTTATTGAGAATATAGCTGTATTCTCAATAACAGATTTTGTATCCTTATTCccacctgttcctgttcctctgcATTGTCAGTCAAGTTCATTATCCACCAGCTGAACAACACAGGCCCACAAAACATGGACATCATTTATCACGTGGCTCTGATCTTCATGATGTGAATTAGAAGCAAAACAGTGTCAGTGGCAACAGGATAGATAAGCTTTTGATTACTTGAGTTTTGAAATCATGGAAGGCCCCTTTCACTATTTTTTTGGGCAAACTGTTCTATAAAGTAAATAAAGGTACACTCCACATGTATAAGCGACTTAGCTTAGGCGCATGCAGGAAATAGTAGCTCATGCATCAACGGGCTTGTGCACACAAGcatgtttgatttatttaatagACTTTCACTCCAACCGACCTTCATGAGAGCTGCCTTGCTCAGTGACGAGGGTAAATTCAATGGAAAATCAGTGACAAATTCATAAAAGAAACTTGTATAGGTATAACTGTATGAGTCCCTTAAGTGTTTAACTgaacacaaatgtaaaaaagagagaaactaCACACCCATTTCAATGACTGATAACTTATGTTCAACAGAATGTGTTTGCTGTTGATTATATCTATGTAATGGTTAAGccccacaaataaataaatacaacataaaataaaatacaatacatagAATATTGTTTTGGTAATAGTTACATTACAGAAGCAGGGGCAGTGTTGGGTCTTTCACAGGTGATTCTGAAAATCTCAAGACTTGGAACCAGAACATCAACCAATGCAACCAGTACATCAACAGGGACAAGTTGGCATGATCTTGTCATGATGCCAGGCTGTTTTCAAGCTTGTAGCCATTGCACAATAATCAGATGCTTGCTGACTGGTGGGACCCACAAAGGCTGTCCAATCTCACTTGTCTCTAATTGGCTTGTAACAGGCCAGTGGGCCTTGCTGACAGACTTAAGGTTATAAAACCTTGCATTAGAGAGCACTTGACCCTGGCCAGGGTGGCGCTGCCCCAACACCGTGTGGGAGTAGAAAATGCCACTAGTTTTGCTCAGGCTGATTGTTTTGGGGCTAGTGGCGACATttggagcagaggaggaaactgCTCGCTGTCAGATACGGGGGAGTCCGGTGTTCCCCCTTCTGTCTGAAGAAGGAGATTTCACCATCGGTGGAGCCTTTTCCATCcacagcaaaatcacacaacagCCACTTTCATTCACAGACACCCCAGCACCTCTCACATGCTCCAGGTATGATGTAGTTATGTGtgctgtataaaaaatatttctctttgttttgtttcaaaatcaaaaatgcTCTCTATGTTTCTCTCCACTTTTCACAGTGTGAACCTGAGAGAATTTCGATTTGCCCAGACCATGATCTTTGCCATTGAGGAGATCAACAGAAGCGACTTTCTTCTCCCCAATGTTTCTATCGGCTACCGTATTTATGACAACTGTGGCTCAACATTATCATCTGTGCATACATCAATGGCTCTGATGAATGGTGATGAGAGGACTGTGGGGAAGACCTGCTCTGGTCAGTCAGCCATTCACGCCATTATCGGGGAGTCTGAATCCTCTTCAACCATAGTACTGGCACGTACTACTGGGCCGTTCAAAATACCAGTGGTGAGAGGGATATCAGAATATAATGTTCAGTGCATGTGGAGTACATTGATGTGTTACACACAATTATCTgcccactctttctctctgtctctcactgtttTCTCAGATCAGTCATTCAGCTACTTGTGAGTGTCTGAGCAGCAGAAAGCAATTTCCCTCATTTTTCCGCACCATTGCTAGTGACCTCTACCAGAGCCGAGCTCTAGCCCAGCTGGTCAAGCACTTTGGCTGGAATTGGGTGGGGGCAATCAACAGTGACAGCGACTACGGCAACAATGGAATGGCCATCTTCCTTGCTGCAGCCCAGgaggaaggagtgtgtgtggagtacACAGAGAAATTCCACAGGACAGAACCAGAAAAACTGTTGAAAGTGGTAGAGGTGATTCGTAAGAGCACAGCCCGTGTCATTGTGGGTTTCCTGGCACATGTGGAGATGAATAACCTGCTGGAGCAGCTGAGCCTCCACAACATCACAGGCCTGCAGTTCATTGGCGTGGAGGCCTGGATCACTGCTGACAGCCTAGTGACGCCCACCAGCTTCAGCGTGCTGGGAGGCTCTCTGGGTTTTGCTGTACAAAAAGCCAATATCAGTGGCTTTACTGCGTTTGTGATCAAAGAGTTCTGGGAGAAAGCATTTCAGTGCACGGAGGCAAATGTAGACAGTGTGACAGGAACGACACCCTGCAAAGAAATCATGGATCTAATTGAGCTAAAAGATTATAATGATGATGTGGCTGAGTTGAGGTACTCCAGCAATATCTACAAAGCTATTTATGCTGTGGCCCATTCTCTGCACCGCATACTAAAGTGCTCAGAGTATCTGGGCTGTGATAAGACTGTCAAAGTTTCTCCATGGCAGGTAAAATTAATTCACTACTTAAaaatttttgttcttatttaaGTAATGAAACATGACATATTGCCTACCCTTTAATAGGTAGTGGAGTCTTTAAAGTGGGTTAACTTTACCATTAAGAATGGGGACCAGGTGTGGTTTGACAGTACTGGAGCGACAGTGGCCCGTTATGAGGTGGTGAACTGGCAGCGTGGATCAGATGGCTCAGTCAGGTTTAAACCCGTGGGCTACTATGATGCCTCCCTGCCCCCTGGACAGAGGTTTGTCCTCAGGACCGAAGACATAAGATGGCCCGGAggaaacacagaggcagagttCACAATATAATtattacagtcattttaaaatacatcaatTTATGTGTTTCTTATGAGGCTATGTTTTCACATTATGCTTTGCATATGTGCAATGTATATAAAactccttcctttctctttctctcaaagTTGCCTGTCTCAGTTTGCAGCGAGAGCTGTCCTCCAGGAACTCATAAGGCCCTTCAGAAAGGAAAGCCTGTATGCTGCTATGACTGCATACCATGTGCAGACGGAGAAATCAGCAACACCACAGGTACATGGATCACAGATCTGAAATTTGTGGATATGCACACGACATCTGCTTGCCAGAGCCTGTGCATCATGCTAAAACTCACTGTGGTAAGGTTTCTTAATTGCTGTTTCAGTCTCTAACTTATTGCAGTTCAATACTAGTGACAAAATTTCCATTACAGATTCTAATGGCTGCACAAAGTGTCGTGAAGAATACTGGTCGAATCAAAAGAGAGATACATGTGTACTGAAAAATGTTGAGTTCCTGTCCTATTCTGAGGTTATGGGCAAAGTgctggtatttttttctttgtttggggTACTCCTAACTTTAATTGTGTCCACCCTATTCTTGATCAATAAGGACACCCCTTTAGTCAAGGCCAACAACTCTGAGCTGagcttcctgctgctcttctccttgactctgtgtttcctgtgctcTCTGACCTTCATTGGCCGGCCCTCCGACTGGTCCTGTATGCTGCGCCACACAGCATTTGGCATCACCTTTGTCCTCTGCATCTCATGTGTTCTGGGGAAAACTATCGTGGTGTTGATGGCCTTCAGGGCTACACTGCCAGGCAGTAATGTCATGAAATGGTTTGGGCCTGCACAGCAAAGACTCAGTGTGCTGGCCTTCACACTCATACAAGTTGTCATTTGTATCCTCTGGTTAACAGTCAACCCACCCTTTCCCTTCAAGAATATGGAGTACTATAAGGAAAAGATTATTTTAGAGTGTGCCTTAGGATCCCCAATCTGGTTCTGGGCTGTGTTAGGGTACATAGGACTCCTGGCTATGTTATGTTTCATTCTAGCTTTTCTAGCTCGGAAGTTACCTGATAATTTCAATGAAGCCAAACTCATCACCTTCAGCATGCTGATTTTCTGTGCTGTCTGGATCACCTTTATCCCGGCTTATGTCAGCTCTCCAGGGAAGTTCACTGTTGCCGTGGAGATATTTGCAATTCTAGCATCCAGTTATGGGTTACTTTTCTGCATATTTGTACCAAAATGTT
This genomic window contains:
- the LOC115370338 gene encoding extracellular calcium-sensing receptor-like; the encoded protein is MIFAIEEINRSDFLLPNVSIGYRIYDNCGSTLSSVHTSMALMNGDERTVGKTCSGQSAIHAIIGESESSSTIVLARTTGPFKIPVISHSATCECLSSRKQFPSFFRTIASDLYQSRALAQLVKHFGWNWVGAINSDSDYGNNGMAIFLAAAQEEGVCVEYTEKFHRTEPEKLLKVVEVIRKSTARVIVGFLAHVEMNNLLEQLSLHNITGLQFIGVEAWITADSLVTPTSFSVLGGSLGFAVQKANISGFTAFVIKEFWEKAFQCTEANVDSVTGTTPCKEIMDLIELKDYNDDVAELRYSSNIYKAIYAVAHSLHRILKCSEYLGCDKTVKVSPWQVVESLKWVNFTIKNGDQVWFDSTGATVARYEVVNWQRGSDGSVRFKPVGYYDASLPPGQRFVLRTEDIRWPGGNTELPVSVCSESCPPGTHKALQKGKPVCCYDCIPCADGEISNTTDSNGCTKCREEYWSNQKRDTCVLKNVEFLSYSEVMGKVLVFFSLFGVLLTLIVSTLFLINKDTPLVKANNSELSFLLLFSLTLCFLCSLTFIGRPSDWSCMLRHTAFGITFVLCISCVLGKTIVVLMAFRATLPGSNVMKWFGPAQQRLSVLAFTLIQVVICILWLTVNPPFPFKNMEYYKEKIILECALGSPIWFWAVLGYIGLLAMLCFILAFLARKLPDNFNEAKLITFSMLIFCAVWITFIPAYVSSPGKFTVAVEIFAILASSYGLLFCIFVPKCFIIVLKPELNTKKHLMGKTHSRSR